Proteins from a genomic interval of Longimicrobium sp.:
- a CDS encoding nucleotidyltransferase domain-containing protein, whose amino-acid sequence MLFSPLNGILSSGVRVRALRVLADAHQPLSGREIARQAHASRAMTQRGLGELTQLGVVLMEETSAQHLYRLNENHHLVRDGLLPLFRAERQRAEELFEELRRILLNEAGAAAGHVLTAYLFGSAARGDDVPGSDLDVLVITPDARATEAVHDALSARAPALRTYFGVVLSPVVLDLATAREQAGSADSFLRDAIREGRRIYGRPLKELLW is encoded by the coding sequence ATGCTTTTCAGCCCGCTCAATGGTATCCTTTCCTCAGGCGTACGCGTGCGTGCACTGCGCGTTCTGGCGGACGCACATCAGCCGCTGTCCGGGCGTGAGATCGCGCGGCAGGCACACGCCAGCCGCGCGATGACGCAACGCGGATTGGGAGAGCTGACGCAACTCGGTGTGGTTCTGATGGAGGAAACGTCGGCCCAGCATCTCTATCGTCTGAACGAGAACCACCACCTCGTGCGCGATGGGCTCCTGCCGCTCTTTCGGGCGGAGCGTCAGCGGGCTGAAGAGTTGTTCGAGGAACTGCGGCGCATACTGCTGAACGAGGCAGGCGCGGCGGCGGGGCATGTGCTGACTGCGTATCTGTTCGGGAGCGCCGCTCGGGGCGATGACGTTCCCGGAAGCGATCTCGACGTTCTCGTCATCACGCCCGACGCTCGGGCTACCGAAGCGGTGCACGATGCACTTTCGGCGCGTGCGCCAGCACTCCGAACGTACTTTGGTGTGGTGCTCTCGCCCGTGGTGCTGGACTTGGCGACGGCTCGTGAGCAGGCGGGCAGTGCGGACAGCTTTCTACGTGACGCAATCCGCGAGGGCCGGCGGATCTACGGAAGGCCACTGAAGGAACTGCTGTGGTAA
- a CDS encoding sodium:solute symporter has product MAHLTTIDWLVIALYFAVTAIGAVYATWRERREGGGETSADYFLAGRNTGWFVVGASLFSSNIGSEHLVGLAGTGAASGVAVAQFEILAAFILLLLGWLFAPFYLRSGVYTMPEFLERRYSPAARWYLAGISIVGYVLTKISVTIFAGGVVFEAVMGINFWTGALVVVVATGIYTLFGGLRAVLITDTIQMVVLILGSIVVTVVGLNAVGGWGELTRAAGPEFMDMWKPATDPSFPWTGILFGAPILGIWYWCTDQFIVQRVLAARNLQEARRGTVFAGFLKILPLFIFVIPGVIATVLARQGKLQLGAPDQALPALVSTLLPVGLRGLVVAGLLAALMSSLSSVFNSTSTLITWDVYKKLRPDASERRLVLVGRLSTGVLVVLGLAWIPLMKLISGQLYQYIQSVQAYIAPPITAVFLLGLLWSRLNARGAMASLLVGFVLGMGRLAAELNKANLDGSLLAYAEINFLHFAALLFIVCSLVLVAASMTAPAPSREQLEGLTFQTTARVQPAEDAGSRTEGIVLSGLLVATVVAIWLYFS; this is encoded by the coding sequence TTGGCGCACCTGACGACCATCGACTGGCTGGTGATCGCGCTGTACTTCGCCGTGACCGCGATCGGCGCGGTGTACGCCACCTGGCGGGAACGGCGAGAGGGCGGCGGCGAAACCTCGGCCGACTACTTCCTGGCGGGGCGCAACACCGGGTGGTTCGTGGTGGGCGCGTCGCTCTTTTCGTCAAACATCGGTTCCGAGCACCTGGTGGGGCTGGCGGGCACCGGCGCGGCGAGCGGCGTGGCCGTGGCGCAGTTCGAAATCCTGGCCGCCTTCATCCTGCTGCTGCTGGGGTGGCTGTTCGCCCCGTTCTACCTGCGCAGCGGCGTGTACACCATGCCGGAGTTCCTGGAGCGCCGCTACTCGCCCGCGGCGCGGTGGTACCTGGCAGGCATCTCCATCGTGGGATACGTGCTGACCAAGATCTCGGTGACCATCTTCGCCGGCGGGGTGGTGTTCGAGGCGGTGATGGGGATCAACTTCTGGACGGGCGCGCTCGTCGTGGTGGTCGCCACCGGCATCTACACCCTGTTCGGCGGCCTGCGCGCGGTGCTGATCACCGATACCATCCAGATGGTGGTGCTGATCTTGGGTTCCATCGTGGTGACGGTGGTCGGGCTGAACGCCGTGGGCGGATGGGGCGAGCTCACCCGCGCGGCCGGCCCCGAGTTCATGGACATGTGGAAGCCGGCGACGGACCCCTCCTTCCCCTGGACCGGCATCCTCTTCGGCGCACCGATCCTGGGCATCTGGTACTGGTGCACCGACCAGTTCATCGTGCAGCGCGTGCTGGCGGCCCGCAACCTCCAGGAAGCGCGGCGCGGGACGGTGTTCGCCGGCTTCCTGAAGATCCTGCCGCTGTTCATCTTCGTCATCCCGGGCGTGATCGCGACGGTGCTGGCGCGCCAGGGCAAGCTGCAGCTGGGCGCCCCGGACCAGGCGCTCCCGGCGCTGGTGAGCACGCTGCTTCCCGTTGGCCTGCGCGGGCTGGTGGTCGCCGGGCTGCTGGCGGCGCTGATGAGCTCGCTGTCGTCCGTGTTCAACTCCACCTCTACGCTGATCACCTGGGACGTCTACAAGAAGCTGCGGCCGGATGCGTCGGAGCGGCGGCTGGTGCTGGTCGGGCGCCTTTCCACGGGCGTGCTGGTGGTGCTGGGGCTGGCGTGGATTCCCCTGATGAAGCTGATTTCCGGGCAGCTGTACCAGTACATCCAGAGCGTGCAGGCGTACATCGCGCCCCCCATCACCGCCGTGTTCCTGCTGGGGCTGCTGTGGAGCCGGCTGAACGCCCGCGGGGCGATGGCGTCGCTGCTGGTGGGCTTCGTCCTGGGGATGGGCCGCCTGGCGGCCGAGCTGAACAAGGCGAACCTGGACGGATCGCTCCTGGCCTACGCCGAGATCAACTTCCTTCACTTCGCGGCGCTGCTGTTCATCGTCTGTTCGCTGGTGCTCGTGGCGGCTTCGATGACCGCCCCGGCGCCGTCGCGCGAGCAGCTGGAGGGGCTCACCTTCCAGACGACCGCGCGGGTGCAGCCGGCGGAGGACGCTGGCAGCCGCACCGAGGGGATCGTGCTGAGCGGGCTGCTGGTGGCCACGGTCGTGGCGATCTGGCTGTACTTCTCCTGA
- a CDS encoding lysylphosphatidylglycerol synthase transmembrane domain-containing protein has protein sequence MKKHLKTVVGVAATVFFLWLALKDVEWADVWRHLREADLLLLGAAVLVSTVGMHIRAMRWKPLLDPVAPGIGWKPRIAGVCIGFGANNVFPARLGEFARTWVLARQANVTLSAAFASLVLERALDGLVMIAFLLLAMSLPGFPELAAGGPVDLQATVRVVMAVFAVLMGALVWMAYFPARAASVAERVAVVLPSAFRRPLVDALRAFLAGLHVLRNPRLLAVSVAWALFQWAFLAGSFVLAFRAFGIDEPGYVGALFLQSCIALLVSVPSGPGFFGPFEAASVWGLGLWGVDKSRAASFAIGFHLGGWFTVTGLGVYYAARLNLRWRDLRRSETRVEEAVETDPTLNPHARPH, from the coding sequence TGTGGCTGGCGCTGAAAGACGTGGAGTGGGCGGACGTCTGGAGGCACCTGCGCGAGGCGGACCTGCTGCTGCTGGGCGCGGCCGTGCTGGTGTCGACGGTGGGAATGCACATTCGCGCCATGCGCTGGAAGCCGCTCCTGGACCCGGTGGCGCCGGGCATCGGCTGGAAGCCGCGCATCGCGGGTGTTTGCATCGGCTTCGGCGCCAACAACGTGTTCCCCGCGCGGCTGGGCGAGTTCGCCCGCACCTGGGTGCTGGCGCGCCAGGCGAACGTTACCCTGAGCGCCGCGTTCGCGTCGCTGGTGCTGGAGCGGGCGCTGGACGGACTGGTGATGATCGCCTTTCTGCTCCTCGCCATGTCACTGCCCGGGTTTCCCGAGCTGGCAGCGGGCGGCCCGGTGGATTTGCAGGCCACCGTGCGCGTGGTGATGGCCGTCTTCGCCGTGCTGATGGGAGCGCTGGTGTGGATGGCCTACTTCCCCGCGCGCGCGGCGTCGGTGGCGGAACGAGTCGCGGTCGTTCTACCCTCCGCCTTCCGCCGGCCGCTGGTCGACGCGTTGAGGGCGTTCCTCGCTGGCCTGCACGTGCTGAGGAATCCACGCCTGCTGGCCGTATCCGTGGCGTGGGCGCTCTTCCAGTGGGCGTTCCTCGCCGGCTCGTTCGTGCTGGCGTTCCGCGCGTTCGGGATCGACGAGCCGGGGTACGTGGGCGCGCTGTTCCTGCAGTCGTGCATCGCGCTTTTGGTCTCCGTCCCGTCCGGGCCCGGGTTCTTCGGGCCGTTCGAGGCGGCGAGCGTGTGGGGGCTGGGGCTGTGGGGGGTGGACAAGAGCCGCGCCGCCTCGTTCGCCATCGGGTTTCACCTGGGCGGATGGTTCACGGTTACGGGGCTGGGCGTGTACTACGCCGCGCGGCTGAACCTGCGCTGGCGGGACCTGCGCCGCAGCGAGACGCGTGTGGAGGAGGCGGTGGAAACGGATCCGACGCTGAACCCCCATGCCCGCCCCCACTGA
- a CDS encoding 4-(cytidine 5'-diphospho)-2-C-methyl-D-erythritol kinase, producing the protein MPAPTESVTVSAPAKVNLFLRILAREESGYHGLETLFCAVSLADRVTVRRGAPGIRLVVEGGVDTGPPERNLAVRAAERFHRELGEAAAVEIHLTKRIPSAAGLGGGSSDCAATLRALNALHGQPFDRAALLGMAIELGSDVPFFLCGSPLALAWSRGERLLSLPPLPTHPIVIAHPGVAMATPDAFRRVAEQRGGGYQPRSRSIPIEQLTDWNAVAALAENDFQPVVAEQIPLIAEAVDALRDAGASVALMAGSGSSVFGVFGEAAERDGAMERLRGMGMSVWAAETLENEPDVRVDPIGEVG; encoded by the coding sequence ATGCCCGCCCCCACTGAATCCGTCACCGTCAGCGCACCGGCGAAGGTGAACCTCTTCCTCCGCATCCTGGCGCGCGAGGAAAGCGGGTACCACGGGCTGGAGACGCTGTTCTGCGCAGTGTCGCTGGCGGATAGGGTCACCGTCCGCCGCGGCGCGCCGGGAATCCGGCTTGTAGTCGAGGGTGGCGTGGATACCGGCCCGCCCGAGCGAAACCTGGCGGTTCGCGCGGCGGAGCGCTTCCACCGCGAGCTGGGTGAGGCCGCGGCGGTGGAAATCCACCTCACCAAGCGCATCCCCTCCGCGGCGGGGCTGGGGGGCGGATCGTCGGACTGCGCGGCCACGCTGCGGGCGCTGAACGCTCTCCATGGGCAGCCGTTCGACCGCGCCGCGCTGCTGGGGATGGCGATCGAGCTCGGCAGCGACGTTCCCTTCTTCCTCTGCGGCTCACCGCTGGCCCTGGCGTGGAGCCGCGGCGAGCGCCTGCTGTCCCTGCCGCCCCTTCCCACGCATCCAATAGTAATCGCGCATCCTGGCGTGGCGATGGCGACGCCGGACGCGTTCCGCCGCGTGGCCGAGCAACGGGGCGGGGGATACCAGCCCCGATCCAGATCCATCCCGATCGAGCAGTTGACGGACTGGAACGCCGTCGCCGCGCTGGCTGAGAACGACTTTCAGCCCGTCGTCGCCGAGCAGATCCCGCTGATCGCCGAAGCCGTGGATGCGCTCCGGGATGCCGGCGCATCCGTCGCGCTGATGGCGGGAAGCGGCTCATCCGTGTTCGGCGTGTTCGGCGAGGCCGCGGAGCGCGACGGGGCGATGGAGCGCCTGCGCGGGATGGGGATGAGCGTGTGGGCGGCGGAGACGCTGGAAAACGAGCCGGACGTGCGGGTTGACCCGATTGGCGAGGTGGGATAA
- a CDS encoding ROK family transcriptional regulator has product MRKIDPRNFQRATRTTSKEINRQIVLNLVREYQPISRADLARRMEVARGMVSPLVNELIEGGLLYEAAVGTSRRGRKPTLLHVRAHDRLAVGIDVRLSETQVMLADFAGRTLALEMLRTPATPEELIAELGTRVRRLLEANSAAGECQGIGLVVPGTVDSETGRLVNAPTLGWRDVDLRGALEAAVGIEVTIERDAVACALAQMWLAHPVGGALDSFAYVTFSDGVGAGLVINGRVVRGHRDAAGEFGHIPLTMDGPACLCGSRGCWEAYTSSHAIVARYLGRELATRDSYAAVRESGMTVADVIARARSGDAGALSALELTGRLMGLGLAAIVNAVNPARIVVGGEVAAAWDIVGPPALAAMAERTLTTGTASTPVSPEASDQQTRLRGAAALVVAPTFAAPAIG; this is encoded by the coding sequence GTGCGCAAGATCGACCCCCGCAACTTTCAGCGTGCCACCCGCACCACCAGCAAGGAGATCAACCGCCAGATCGTGCTGAACCTCGTTCGCGAGTACCAGCCGATCTCGCGGGCAGACCTGGCGCGCCGCATGGAGGTGGCGCGCGGAATGGTGAGCCCGCTGGTGAACGAGCTGATCGAGGGCGGGCTGCTGTACGAGGCGGCGGTGGGCACCTCGCGCCGCGGGCGGAAGCCCACGCTGCTGCACGTGCGCGCGCACGACCGGCTGGCGGTGGGCATCGACGTACGCCTGAGCGAAACGCAGGTGATGCTGGCCGACTTCGCCGGCCGCACCCTCGCCCTGGAGATGCTGAGGACGCCGGCCACGCCGGAGGAGCTGATCGCGGAGCTGGGCACGCGCGTCCGCCGGCTGCTGGAGGCCAACTCCGCCGCGGGCGAGTGCCAGGGGATCGGCCTCGTGGTTCCCGGGACGGTGGACAGCGAGACCGGGCGGCTGGTGAACGCCCCCACGTTGGGCTGGCGCGACGTGGACTTGCGCGGCGCACTGGAGGCGGCGGTGGGCATCGAGGTGACCATCGAGCGCGACGCCGTGGCCTGCGCCCTCGCGCAGATGTGGCTGGCGCACCCCGTGGGCGGCGCCCTGGACAGCTTCGCCTACGTCACCTTTTCCGACGGCGTGGGCGCGGGCCTGGTGATCAACGGGCGGGTCGTGCGCGGGCACCGCGACGCCGCGGGCGAGTTCGGTCACATCCCCCTGACGATGGACGGGCCCGCCTGCCTATGCGGGTCGCGCGGCTGCTGGGAGGCGTACACCTCCAGCCACGCCATCGTCGCGCGCTACCTGGGCCGCGAGCTGGCGACGCGCGACAGCTACGCGGCCGTCCGCGAATCAGGGATGACCGTCGCCGACGTGATCGCCCGCGCCCGCTCCGGCGATGCGGGGGCGCTGTCCGCGCTGGAGCTGACGGGGCGGCTGATGGGGCTGGGGCTGGCGGCCATCGTCAACGCGGTGAACCCGGCGAGGATCGTGGTGGGGGGCGAGGTGGCGGCGGCGTGGGACATCGTGGGTCCCCCCGCCCTGGCAGCCATGGCCGAGCGCACGCTGACCACCGGCACCGCCTCCACCCCCGTGTCGCCCGAGGCATCCGACCAGCAGACCCGCCTGCGCGGCGCCGCGGCCCTGGTCGTCGCTCCCACCTTCGCCGCGCCCGCCATCGGCTGA